In Chiloscyllium punctatum isolate Juve2018m chromosome X, sChiPun1.3, whole genome shotgun sequence, the following are encoded in one genomic region:
- the LOC140471193 gene encoding lens fiber major intrinsic protein-like — protein sequence MMWELKSISFWRAVFAEFFATMLFVFFGLGFTMRWSPGPMNVLLVSLGFGFVLAALVQAVGHVSGAHLNPAVTFAYLLGAQLSIFRCVMYMIAQLLGAVAGAAVLYGVTPPSVRGNLGLNTLHAGVGLGQGTAVEIFLTLQFVLCIFATTDIRRNGFMGSAAIIIGFSLTVGHFFGLYYTGCGMNPARSFAPAILTRNFGNHWVFWVGPLIGGAIAALLYDFILFPRMRGLSERLAILKGAHPPEAEGQQEPRSEPIELKTQAL from the exons ATGATGTGGGAGCTGAAGTCTATCTCCTTTTGGAGGGCAGTCTTTGCAGAGTTTTTTGCCACCATGCTCTTCGTATTTTTTGGACTGGGCTTTACCATGCGATGGTCTCCAGGCCCCATGAACGTGCTGCTGGTTTCTCTGGGTTTTGGCTTTGTCCTGGCTGCCCTGGTACAGGCGGTTGGACATGTCAGCGGGGCACACCTCAACCCGGCCGTTACCTTCGCCTACCTGCTGGGGGCGCAGCTGAGCATATTTCGCTGTGTAATGTACATGATCGCTCAGCTCCTGGGGGCAGTGGCGGGGGCAGCTGTGCTGTATGGGGTCACCCCTCCCTCGGTCCGGGGCAACCTGGGGCTCAACACG CTGCATGCTGGAGTGGGTCTGGGCCAGGGTACAGCTGTGGAGATATTCCTTACTCTTCAGTTCGTTCTCTGTATTTTTGCCACAACAGACATTCGCAGAAATGGATTTATGGGCTCAGCAGCTATCATCATTGGTTTTTCTCTCACTGTGGGTCATTTCTTTGGG CTGTATTATACAGGTTGTGGAATGAATCCAGCCCGTTCCTTTGCACCAGCCATACTTACGAGAAACTTTGGAAACCACTGG GTATTCTGGGTAGGTCCTCTCATAGGAGGTGCTATAGCAGCACTGCTTTATGACTTTATCCTCTTCCCCAGGATGAGAGGTCTTTCAGAGAGACTGGCTATTCTTAAAGGAGCTCACCCTCcagaagctgaggggcaacaagAACCTAGGAGTGAGCCCATTGAACTCAAAACACAAGCCTTATAA